A section of the bacterium genome encodes:
- a CDS encoding tetratricopeptide repeat protein, with translation MKRVTPLILLLFTLSGVSGLVYELVWIRLFSHLLGGTSYAISTVLAAFMGGLALGSRHYGRRADHCERPLLLYAKLEVGIALLSGLVTLILFGAPDIYAAVGGRLPGPLLALLRVLITGALLLPPTFLMGGTLPVLSRVIVTRRDALGRGMGLLYAVNTFGAVLGCFLAGFTLIATLGLGGSTLLALLLNLAIAAAIWLIDRGLSPLAVSAAYAESLLDEEAPAAKAPTGKSTAGKVPTAAEAHRIELDSRLLAWVFALSGFASLGYELYWTRGLQHFLGNSTYAFSAMLTTFLLGLAAGGWLGGRLADRVASPARLLGWVQLAVGTTAALTVLLLWRWLTAEGSGVWLNDRSLSWSAYLSRRFLLAFLVMAPTTLLTGMTFPLVNRIGIRSLAHLGRGVGWLYFANTLGAIAGSLAAGFLVLPLLGARAALLATALLSAALGVLIHLGRARRGAVEPWLVGAAFAALLVATPILHRSGRSLLSDTQSTGDPVLFDREDHAGETRVYRKRTGDVHMSVDGHHIGGTEPALLRKEKILAHLPMLLRPDAKKTLAVGLGSGVTLGTLALYDEIEQLACVEIVPGVVEGARFFDQPARGVLRDPRLELHVGDGVQYLLTTRQRFDIISSDSKLNPEYAGNAPLLSEDYTALCRDRLTENGVMVQWIAIHLPLADVKVITRSFAAAFPHVALYWYDPYNLILAGSKAPLTLDLDAARRFLARPAIAADLEPLHLADPYLLGTLWVSGNEALRTAVGPGPLNTWARPRLEFTLGRNFRSQTLGYHEEDVLRWLRLIRQDDGQGLRGAVEPAVLRSHQIAAAKLLEGFAMGSGIQQLEPGIPAFQAGLAACPGNARIAGVLAQWERLGTQIEEAYAGGRITDAEGLSRVGLQRREAGRHAEALAIFEQALALRPGDPDLQYNRLLTLRDLGRLDAFNAALDTFAKQFPRDARAHSLRGRLLADAGMMAEALVAFDAAVA, from the coding sequence ATGAAGCGCGTCACCCCGCTCATCCTGCTCCTCTTCACGCTCTCGGGCGTCAGCGGCCTCGTCTACGAACTGGTCTGGATCCGCCTCTTCAGCCACCTCCTGGGCGGCACCAGCTACGCGATCAGCACCGTCCTGGCCGCCTTCATGGGCGGCCTCGCCCTGGGCAGCCGCCACTACGGCCGCCGGGCGGACCACTGCGAGCGCCCGCTCCTGCTCTACGCGAAGCTCGAGGTGGGGATCGCCCTGCTGAGCGGGCTGGTCACCCTCATCCTGTTCGGCGCGCCGGATATCTACGCAGCCGTGGGCGGCCGCCTGCCGGGTCCGCTGCTCGCCCTCCTGCGCGTGCTGATCACGGGCGCGCTGCTGCTGCCGCCCACCTTCCTCATGGGCGGCACCCTGCCCGTCCTGAGCCGCGTCATCGTCACGCGCCGCGACGCCCTCGGCCGCGGCATGGGCCTGCTCTACGCCGTCAACACCTTCGGCGCCGTGCTCGGCTGCTTCCTCGCCGGCTTCACCCTGATCGCCACTCTCGGCCTGGGCGGCAGCACCCTGCTCGCCCTGCTGCTCAACCTGGCCATCGCGGCAGCGATCTGGCTGATCGACCGCGGGCTGTCGCCGCTCGCCGTTTCGGCCGCCTACGCGGAGAGCCTGCTCGACGAGGAGGCGCCCGCCGCGAAAGCGCCCACCGGGAAGTCGACCGCCGGGAAGGTGCCCACGGCCGCCGAGGCCCACCGGATCGAGCTCGACTCCCGCCTGCTCGCCTGGGTCTTCGCCCTCAGCGGCTTCGCCTCGCTCGGCTACGAGCTGTACTGGACGCGGGGGCTCCAGCACTTCCTCGGCAACTCGACCTACGCCTTCAGCGCCATGCTGACGACCTTCCTGCTCGGCCTCGCCGCCGGCGGCTGGCTGGGCGGCCGCCTGGCCGACCGCGTCGCCTCGCCGGCCCGCCTGCTCGGCTGGGTGCAACTGGCCGTCGGCACGACGGCGGCGCTCACCGTGCTCCTGCTCTGGCGCTGGCTGACCGCCGAAGGCAGCGGCGTCTGGCTCAACGACCGCTCGCTGTCCTGGTCGGCCTACCTGTCGCGCCGCTTCCTGCTCGCGTTCCTCGTCATGGCGCCGACCACCCTCCTGACGGGCATGACCTTCCCGCTCGTCAACCGCATTGGCATCCGCAGCCTGGCCCACCTCGGCCGCGGCGTGGGTTGGCTGTACTTCGCGAACACGCTGGGCGCGATCGCGGGCAGCCTCGCCGCGGGATTCCTCGTGCTGCCCCTGCTCGGTGCGCGAGCGGCGCTGCTCGCCACCGCGCTGCTCAGCGCCGCTCTCGGCGTCCTCATCCACCTCGGCCGTGCGCGCCGCGGCGCCGTCGAGCCCTGGCTCGTCGGGGCCGCCTTCGCGGCGCTGCTCGTGGCCACGCCGATCCTCCACCGCAGCGGCCGGTCCCTGCTCTCCGACACGCAGTCGACGGGCGACCCCGTGCTCTTCGACCGCGAGGATCATGCGGGCGAGACGCGCGTCTACCGCAAGCGCACCGGCGACGTGCACATGAGCGTCGACGGGCACCACATCGGGGGGACCGAGCCGGCCCTGCTCCGCAAGGAGAAGATCCTCGCCCACCTGCCGATGCTGCTCCGGCCCGACGCGAAGAAGACCCTGGCCGTGGGCCTGGGCAGCGGTGTCACCCTGGGCACCCTCGCGCTCTACGACGAGATCGAGCAGCTCGCCTGTGTCGAGATCGTCCCCGGCGTCGTCGAAGGCGCGCGCTTCTTCGACCAGCCGGCCCGCGGCGTCCTGCGCGACCCGCGCCTGGAGCTGCACGTCGGCGACGGCGTCCAGTACCTGCTCACGACGCGCCAGCGCTTCGACATCATCAGCAGCGACTCGAAGCTGAACCCCGAGTACGCGGGCAATGCGCCCCTGCTCTCCGAGGACTACACGGCGCTCTGTCGCGACCGCCTGACCGAGAACGGCGTCATGGTGCAGTGGATCGCCATCCACCTGCCCTTGGCGGACGTGAAGGTGATCACGCGCAGCTTCGCCGCCGCCTTCCCGCACGTCGCGCTCTACTGGTACGACCCCTACAACCTGATCCTCGCCGGCAGCAAGGCGCCGCTAACGCTCGACCTCGATGCGGCGCGCCGCTTCCTTGCGCGGCCGGCCATCGCTGCGGACCTCGAGCCGCTGCATCTCGCGGATCCCTACCTGCTCGGCACGCTCTGGGTGAGCGGCAATGAGGCGCTGCGCACGGCGGTCGGCCCCGGCCCGCTCAACACCTGGGCGCGCCCGCGCCTGGAGTTCACGCTCGGCCGCAACTTCCGCAGCCAGACGCTCGGCTATCACGAGGAAGACGTCCTGCGCTGGCTGCGGCTGATCCGCCAGGACGACGGGCAGGGGCTGCGCGGCGCCGTGGAGCCGGCCGTCCTGCGCAGCCACCAGATCGCGGCGGCCAAGCTGCTCGAAGGCTTCGCGATGGGCAGCGGCATTCAGCAGCTCGAGCCGGGCATCCCCGCCTTCCAGGCGGGGCTCGCCGCTTGCCCCGGCAACGCGCGCATCGCCGGCGTGCTCGCGCAGTGGGAGCGGCTGGGCACTCAGATCGAGGAGGCCTACGCCGGGGGCCGGATCACCGACGCCGAGGGCCTCTCGCGCGTGGGGCTGCAGCGCCGCGAGGCGGGCCGCCACGCGGAGGCCCTGGCCATCTTCGAGCAGGCCCTGGCGCTGCGGCCGGGCGACCCCGACCTCCAGTACAATCGCCTGCTCACCCTGCGCGATCTCGGTCGCCTGGACGCCTTCAATGCCGCGCTGGACACCTTTGCCAAGCAGTTCCCCCGCGACGCCCGGGCGCACTCGCTGCGTGGACGTCTGCTCGCCGATGCGGGCATGATGGCGGAGGCGCTCGTCGCCTTCGACGCTGCGGTGGCG